The Kangiella marina genome window below encodes:
- a CDS encoding NADP-dependent isocitrate dehydrogenase, producing the protein MTTSKIIYTHTDEAPALATKSFLPIIEAFTKAAGISVETSDISLAGRVIASFPEYLKEEQRIPDALAQLGEMVKKPDANIIKLPNISASMPQLKATIKELQDKGYALPDYPDSPSSDIERDIRSRYDKIKGSAVNPVLREGNSDRRAPKAVKNYAKKNPHKMGAWSKDSKSHVASMTSGDFRSNEKSTTLNAATDVKIEFVADNGDVTELKPAFPIQQGEVIDASVMSKSALVSFLEEQVAEAKEQGILFSLHMKATMMKVSDPIIFGHAVKVFFKDVFAKHAPVLEQAGINVNNGFGNLISSLDKIPQDTREAIEADIKAVYEQNPELAMVDSDNGITNLHVPSDVIIDASMPAMIRNSGQMWGPDGDTKDTKAVIPDSSYSGVYKATIDFCKEHGAFDPTTMGTVPNVGLMAQKAEEYGSHDKTFEIAGSGSVRVVDASGTTLLEHAVEEGDIWRMCQVKDAPIQDWVKLAVNRARATGTPAVFWLDSERAHDAELIKKVEIYLKDHDTDGLDIHILSPIEATHFTLKRVKNGEDTISVTGNVLRDYLTDLFPILELGTSAKMLSIVPLMNGGGLFETGAGGSAPKHVQQFMKENHLRWDSLGEFLALGVSLEHMSEKNGNKKAQVLADALDVATEALLQNGKSPSRKVNELDNRGSHFYLAMYWAKELATQNDDAELKAQFTKLAEELAEKEQVIVDELNKVQGQAMDIGGYFSPDHKLASEAMRPSATLNKALELINV; encoded by the coding sequence ATGACAACATCAAAGATTATTTACACTCACACTGATGAAGCGCCAGCACTGGCGACTAAGTCTTTCCTGCCAATTATCGAAGCTTTCACTAAAGCTGCGGGTATCAGTGTCGAAACGAGCGACATCTCACTAGCTGGCCGTGTGATAGCAAGCTTCCCTGAGTACCTAAAGGAAGAGCAGCGTATTCCTGATGCTTTAGCGCAGCTTGGCGAAATGGTTAAAAAGCCAGACGCAAATATTATTAAATTACCAAACATTAGTGCATCAATGCCGCAGCTTAAAGCGACAATTAAAGAATTGCAGGACAAAGGTTATGCACTTCCAGATTATCCTGATAGCCCATCGTCTGATATTGAGCGTGATATTCGTTCTCGTTATGACAAAATTAAAGGCAGCGCGGTAAACCCGGTTTTGCGTGAAGGTAATTCAGATCGTCGTGCGCCAAAGGCGGTTAAAAACTACGCTAAGAAAAACCCACATAAAATGGGCGCTTGGTCGAAAGATTCTAAGTCACATGTTGCCAGTATGACCTCAGGCGACTTCCGCTCTAATGAGAAGTCGACAACATTAAATGCGGCTACCGATGTGAAAATTGAATTTGTTGCTGACAATGGTGATGTGACAGAGTTGAAACCAGCTTTCCCTATCCAACAAGGCGAAGTGATTGATGCGTCAGTAATGAGCAAGTCTGCCTTGGTGAGTTTCTTGGAAGAGCAGGTTGCTGAAGCGAAAGAGCAAGGTATTCTGTTCTCACTTCACATGAAAGCAACCATGATGAAAGTGTCAGATCCGATTATATTTGGGCATGCGGTTAAAGTCTTCTTTAAAGATGTTTTTGCGAAACATGCGCCTGTATTAGAGCAAGCTGGTATCAATGTCAATAATGGCTTTGGTAATTTAATCAGTAGCTTAGATAAAATTCCTCAAGATACACGTGAAGCGATTGAAGCTGACATTAAAGCAGTTTATGAGCAAAACCCAGAGTTAGCGATGGTTGATTCTGATAACGGTATTACTAATTTACATGTTCCTAGTGACGTTATTATTGATGCGTCTATGCCAGCGATGATTCGTAACTCTGGTCAAATGTGGGGGCCTGATGGTGATACCAAAGATACTAAAGCTGTGATTCCAGATAGCAGTTACTCTGGTGTTTACAAAGCTACAATCGATTTCTGTAAAGAGCATGGGGCATTTGATCCAACAACTATGGGTACTGTTCCAAATGTAGGCTTGATGGCACAAAAAGCTGAAGAGTACGGCTCTCATGATAAGACATTTGAAATTGCTGGCAGCGGATCTGTTCGTGTGGTTGATGCTTCAGGTACAACATTGCTAGAACACGCTGTTGAAGAAGGCGATATCTGGAGAATGTGCCAGGTTAAAGATGCGCCGATTCAAGACTGGGTGAAGCTTGCTGTAAACCGTGCTCGCGCCACTGGTACACCAGCCGTTTTCTGGTTAGACAGTGAGCGTGCGCATGATGCAGAACTGATCAAAAAAGTAGAAATTTACTTAAAAGATCATGATACAGACGGTTTGGATATCCATATCTTATCTCCGATTGAAGCGACTCACTTTACCCTGAAGCGCGTTAAAAATGGCGAGGATACGATTTCTGTCACAGGTAACGTGTTACGTGATTACTTAACTGACTTGTTCCCTATTTTAGAGTTGGGTACGAGTGCGAAGATGCTATCGATTGTTCCTTTGATGAATGGTGGCGGTTTGTTTGAAACAGGTGCTGGTGGTTCTGCGCCAAAACACGTTCAGCAGTTCATGAAAGAAAATCACTTACGTTGGGATTCACTGGGTGAATTCTTGGCGCTAGGCGTGTCTCTTGAGCATATGTCTGAAAAGAATGGCAACAAGAAAGCGCAGGTGCTAGCAGATGCGTTAGATGTTGCAACGGAAGCTTTATTGCAAAATGGTAAATCACCATCGCGTAAAGTTAATGAGCTTGATAACCGAGGCAGTCACTTCTACCTAGCCATGTATTGGGCAAAAGAATTGGCTACTCAGAATGACGATGCTGAGTTGAAAGCGCAGTTTACCAAACTTGCGGAAGAACTTGCCGAGAAAGAGCAGGTTATTGTCGACGAGTTGAATAAAGTTCAAGGTCAAGCTATGGATATCGGTGGTTACTTCTCTCCGGATCACAAGCTAGCGTCAGAAGCGATGCGCCCAAGCGCTACTTTGAATAAAGCGTTAGAACTTATCAATGTCTAA
- the hflD gene encoding high frequency lysogenization protein HflD: MTQYNFSDSVIALAGVCQAISCVKSISKDGQADPIDMEVMFESLLKTESDNTESIFNGHKYLTTGFQTLIDLLSGPRTDADLSRYLVSILSLQKRFSNDSNMQQVMSSRIAQAKRLYDYQEKIDQDLIDQLAHIYKDTISTYPTKIQVTGNSQYLQQAANQSKIRALLLSAIRSAVLWHQVGGKKRHFLFSKAKIVDTAKAFLA; this comes from the coding sequence ATGACACAATATAATTTCTCAGACTCAGTGATTGCTTTAGCGGGCGTTTGCCAAGCAATTAGCTGCGTAAAAAGCATCTCAAAAGACGGACAAGCTGACCCAATTGATATGGAGGTTATGTTTGAAAGCTTGCTTAAAACAGAATCTGACAATACAGAGTCGATTTTTAATGGGCATAAATACCTTACAACAGGATTTCAAACTTTAATCGACTTACTTTCGGGCCCTCGTACTGATGCCGACCTTAGCCGTTATTTGGTGAGTATCTTAAGCTTGCAGAAACGCTTTTCAAATGACTCAAACATGCAACAAGTTATGAGCTCAAGAATCGCGCAAGCCAAAAGACTCTATGACTATCAAGAGAAGATCGATCAAGACTTGATTGATCAGCTAGCCCATATTTATAAGGACACTATCTCTACTTATCCGACGAAGATACAAGTGACAGGAAATAGCCAGTACTTGCAACAAGCGGCTAACCAATCCAAGATACGGGCACTACTGTTATCAGCCATCAGAAGTGCTGTTCTATGGCATCAGGTAGGTGGAAAAAAGAGACATTTCTTATTCTCAAAGGCTAAAATCGTTGATACGGCCAAAGCTTTTCTAGCGTAA
- a CDS encoding MarR family winged helix-turn-helix transcriptional regulator, translated as MTNELSTDMETTETYELDQHLPYRIAVISNILQLGRDIEIRKITDLGSRELRVLLNVGTYTPVSAAQIAFQTKLDSYTISRGVKALLNQGLIEKRALPNNKKEKLLYLTDKGQAVYTKVTASLTRRDEQFASFLTKKQRTELIKNLKKLEQQAVELLAQHAIAEQNEGIELSGDQKEIIRWFNKMD; from the coding sequence ATGACAAACGAATTGTCTACCGACATGGAAACGACGGAAACCTACGAGCTTGATCAACACCTGCCCTATCGCATTGCCGTTATCAGTAATATTTTGCAACTGGGCAGAGATATTGAGATCAGAAAGATCACTGACTTAGGCTCTCGTGAGCTTCGAGTACTACTAAACGTCGGAACTTATACCCCTGTCTCGGCTGCACAGATTGCCTTTCAAACAAAACTCGATAGTTACACTATCAGTCGTGGCGTCAAAGCTCTACTTAATCAAGGATTGATAGAGAAACGAGCACTACCCAATAATAAAAAGGAAAAGCTGCTTTATCTGACGGATAAAGGACAGGCAGTGTATACAAAAGTTACGGCAAGCCTGACTCGCCGTGATGAACAGTTCGCTTCTTTTCTGACGAAAAAACAACGTACCGAATTGATTAAAAACTTAAAAAAGCTAGAGCAGCAAGCGGTAGAGCTATTAGCGCAGCACGCTATCGCTGAGCAAAATGAAGGTATCGAACTTTCAGGCGATCAAAAGGAAATTATCCGCTGGTTTAACAAAATGGACTAG
- a CDS encoding nitroreductase family protein, with amino-acid sequence MQDHDNIILPDYQEYPTDEMLKRSQTFYEEIKRRHTVRDFSDKPVPREIIENCIKAAGTAPSGANHQPWYFSVIGSPEVKKEVRVHAEREEYAFYDEGKGGEVWLDALKPLGTDSHKPYLETAPWLIAIFGQRKGGIHAGEQRKNYYVPESVGIATGFLIHALHSCGLVTLTHTPKPMGFLNTICDRPKSDRPYILLVTGYPAEGATIPVHATVKKPLQDIADFI; translated from the coding sequence ATGCAAGACCATGACAATATTATCCTTCCTGATTACCAAGAGTATCCGACGGATGAAATGCTGAAGCGATCACAGACCTTTTATGAGGAAATTAAGCGCCGCCATACGGTTCGAGATTTTTCGGATAAGCCAGTACCTCGTGAAATTATTGAGAACTGTATTAAAGCAGCCGGCACGGCACCAAGCGGGGCTAACCATCAGCCGTGGTATTTTAGTGTCATCGGTAGCCCAGAGGTAAAAAAAGAGGTTAGGGTTCATGCTGAGCGCGAAGAGTATGCATTTTACGATGAAGGTAAGGGTGGGGAAGTTTGGCTTGATGCATTAAAGCCTTTAGGCACTGACTCGCATAAGCCTTACTTGGAGACAGCACCATGGCTCATTGCGATTTTTGGACAGCGTAAGGGCGGTATTCATGCCGGTGAGCAACGTAAGAATTATTACGTGCCTGAGTCGGTAGGGATCGCTACTGGTTTTTTAATTCATGCGTTACATAGCTGTGGATTGGTGACTTTAACTCATACCCCGAAGCCGATGGGGTTTCTTAATACGATTTGTGATCGTCCGAAGTCTGATCGACCTTATATTTTGTTGGTTACCGGTTATCCTGCCGAGGGCGCAACCATACCCGTGCACGCAACCGTTAAAAAGCCGTTGCAAGATATTGCCGACTTTATTTGA
- the ltaE gene encoding low-specificity L-threonine aldolase has translation MIDLRSDTVTQPTEAMRKVMAKAAVGDDVFHDDPTVNRLEALMAEMSGKADALFVPSGTMSNLVGLLAHCQRGEEYIVGQDYHTYLYEAGGAPVLGSIVPQPVAVEPDGTLDLAKVEKVIKKDDYHFARTKLLCLENTHNGKVIPLEYMQQAYQFAQNKGLGLHLDGARAFNATVALGCELKDLAQYSDSVSICLSKGLGAPVGSVLCADKDTIKWARRWRKMVGGGMRQAGVLAAAGIFALENHVDRLAKDHAKAKILAERLSKFEQLSVKPDLVQTNMVFIKTELETAQKLAAYLEQKEVRIIPGENMRWVMHLDVTSEQLNYVCQQVEDFFNSL, from the coding sequence ATGATCGACTTAAGAAGTGATACAGTGACGCAGCCGACCGAAGCGATGCGCAAAGTGATGGCAAAAGCGGCGGTAGGCGACGATGTTTTTCACGACGATCCAACCGTTAACCGCTTAGAGGCATTGATGGCTGAGATGTCGGGAAAAGCTGATGCTTTGTTTGTCCCTTCTGGAACCATGTCGAATCTTGTCGGCTTACTCGCTCACTGCCAACGAGGCGAAGAGTACATTGTGGGGCAGGATTACCATACCTATTTATACGAAGCGGGCGGTGCGCCGGTCTTGGGTAGTATTGTGCCTCAGCCCGTCGCTGTTGAGCCAGATGGTACGCTCGATCTAGCGAAGGTCGAGAAGGTGATCAAAAAAGACGACTATCACTTTGCAAGGACAAAGCTCTTGTGTCTTGAAAACACACATAACGGCAAAGTGATCCCGCTGGAGTACATGCAACAAGCTTACCAGTTTGCTCAGAATAAAGGGTTAGGCTTGCATTTAGACGGAGCGAGAGCTTTCAACGCAACGGTCGCTCTTGGTTGTGAGCTTAAGGACTTGGCGCAGTATTCGGACTCGGTTTCTATATGCCTTTCTAAAGGCTTGGGGGCACCTGTGGGTTCAGTACTGTGCGCGGATAAAGATACCATTAAATGGGCGCGGCGTTGGCGCAAAATGGTTGGTGGTGGCATGCGCCAAGCTGGTGTGTTAGCTGCTGCTGGTATTTTCGCGCTTGAGAACCATGTTGATCGCTTAGCCAAAGACCATGCCAAGGCTAAAATTTTAGCTGAGCGCTTATCTAAATTTGAGCAATTAAGTGTCAAGCCGGACTTGGTTCAAACCAATATGGTCTTTATCAAAACTGAACTTGAGACAGCTCAGAAACTCGCTGCCTATTTGGAGCAAAAAGAAGTTCGCATTATTCCAGGAGAAAATATGCGCTGGGTAATGCACTTGGATGTTACTAGTGAGCAATTAAACTATGTCTGCCAGCAAGTCGAGGACTTCTTTAACTCGCTTTAG
- the mnmA gene encoding tRNA 2-thiouridine(34) synthase MnmA, with protein sequence MSIQTQTPENTKVIVGMSGGVDSSVSAYLLKQQGYQVEGLFMKNWEEDDDTEYCSAAEDLADAQAVCDKIGIKLRTINFAAEYWDNVFEHFLAEYKAGRTPNPDIMCNKEIKFKAFLDYAKLLGADYIATGHYVRRGQQNGKAILLRGLDNNKDQSYFLYAVGHEQIEKTLFPVGELEKPEVRRIAEEQGFVTAEKKDSTGICFIGERKFTDFLQQYLPAQPGNIETPEGEVIGQHNGLMYHTLGQRKGLGVGGLKDAPEEPWFAAKKDLERNVLIAVQGHEHPLLMSQSLVAKQLDWVAKEPPAESFSCTAKTRYRQADVDCTVSRLKDGQWLVEFSKQQRAVTPGQSVVFYDGDICLGGGIIESIQQ encoded by the coding sequence ATGAGCATTCAAACACAAACCCCAGAGAATACTAAAGTTATTGTCGGCATGTCCGGCGGTGTGGACTCTTCTGTCTCCGCTTACCTTCTAAAGCAACAAGGCTATCAAGTCGAAGGCTTGTTCATGAAAAATTGGGAAGAGGATGATGACACTGAGTACTGTTCTGCAGCTGAGGACTTAGCCGATGCTCAGGCCGTCTGTGACAAGATTGGAATTAAACTTCGCACCATCAATTTTGCCGCAGAATATTGGGATAATGTCTTTGAGCACTTCTTAGCCGAATATAAAGCTGGGCGAACGCCTAACCCTGATATTATGTGCAATAAAGAAATAAAGTTTAAAGCGTTTCTCGACTACGCCAAACTTCTTGGGGCTGATTACATCGCCACTGGACACTATGTTCGTCGCGGCCAACAAAATGGTAAAGCGATCCTACTTCGTGGACTTGATAACAATAAAGATCAATCTTACTTTCTCTATGCCGTCGGGCATGAGCAAATTGAAAAAACGTTATTCCCTGTCGGGGAACTGGAAAAACCAGAAGTCAGACGAATCGCTGAAGAACAAGGATTTGTCACTGCTGAGAAAAAAGACAGTACGGGGATATGCTTTATTGGCGAAAGAAAGTTTACTGACTTTTTACAGCAATACCTTCCCGCTCAGCCTGGTAACATCGAAACCCCAGAAGGCGAAGTTATCGGCCAACATAACGGCTTGATGTACCATACTCTCGGGCAGCGGAAAGGACTTGGTGTTGGTGGTCTTAAGGATGCTCCCGAAGAGCCTTGGTTTGCGGCGAAAAAAGATTTAGAACGCAATGTTTTGATCGCCGTACAAGGGCATGAACACCCGCTATTGATGAGTCAGTCGCTGGTCGCTAAACAACTTGACTGGGTAGCGAAAGAGCCACCAGCAGAGAGCTTTAGCTGCACCGCAAAAACTCGCTACCGCCAGGCAGATGTCGACTGTACCGTAAGCCGTTTGAAAGATGGGCAGTGGCTGGTAGAATTCTCCAAACAACAACGTGCCGTTACTCCTGGACAGTCTGTCGTATTTTACGATGGTGACATTTGTCTTGGTGGCGGCATCATAGAAAGCATTCAACAATAA
- a CDS encoding sigma-70 family RNA polymerase sigma factor has protein sequence MSFHQNCSKKVIKKAQKGDRFALTQIYELYKSPIFNLAFQMLRDEHRANDVLQTVMLKVIKTIASLSDISKFNGWLKRITYNTTIDLIRLNQRLVDVGDEVEFDYATDEVLSHINKPGWDLDTFLAILQERERVVVWLYAIEGLSHSEVANQLNISEQNSRIIFSRAMKSLKTLAADERYSGKKVGDHNE, from the coding sequence TTGTCTTTTCATCAGAACTGCTCAAAAAAAGTCATAAAAAAGGCTCAGAAAGGGGATAGGTTTGCTTTGACGCAAATTTATGAACTTTATAAGTCGCCCATTTTTAATTTGGCTTTTCAAATGCTAAGGGATGAGCACAGAGCGAACGATGTATTACAGACGGTGATGCTGAAAGTGATTAAGACTATAGCAAGTCTAAGTGACATATCTAAGTTTAATGGTTGGCTTAAGCGCATAACCTATAATACTACTATAGATTTAATTCGCTTAAACCAAAGGTTAGTTGATGTTGGTGATGAGGTTGAGTTCGATTATGCGACTGATGAAGTACTATCACATATCAATAAACCGGGTTGGGACTTAGACACTTTTCTAGCAATCCTTCAAGAGAGAGAGAGGGTGGTTGTTTGGCTTTATGCTATCGAAGGCTTAAGTCATTCGGAAGTTGCAAATCAACTTAATATTAGCGAGCAAAATTCGAGAATTATTTTCAGTAGGGCTATGAAATCTTTAAAGACTTTGGCAGCTGACGAGCGTTACAGCGGCAAAAAAGTAGGTGATCATAATGAGTAA
- a CDS encoding S8 family serine peptidase: MKISFTKSWLMVVMLAFSFSSNQSKAINSQGFDIETYGQELQPAMSNGKQVLFIELVSKPLSEVKISKKRQSVYLKKLSKERSSFLSAANHAGIKLQVRHTYDVLYNGLSIEISKNDLAKIKTLDMVHATYPVYQVMSGHSPIPSETKQVNRETVTVTELTGVAEAHKAGITGEGVVIAIIDSGIDYNHKAFGGSGFPSEKIVAGYDFADNDADPYDDRYGIAAMHGTHVAGIAAGEDDIMVGVAPDAKLSIYRIFGTENPYTTEDILIAAMEQAVKDGANVVNMSWGSNRAEVIKNGLISRAADRMIKQGVVPVVAIGNTLAGPFLPGSPAIARDAIAVGAAYNDDVTELAFKNSQGELIPFRSMYKAEPVPGDGTYELVNVGEASCNPAPEGVSYEGKIVLVERGHFRCRPYTAINYLADAGAEAAIWWQDSWNPERWASPFSSYNEAIKIPATVIRAKDGKTLSTLQDGISLSWGHYYSQEFIFGGLPAYFSSWGPSHELDLKPDVMAPGGFIFSTLPSYAGGYGLNNGTSMAAPHVAGIAALMLSADPSLKAHDVRRVLMSSALPAQYNSDINLGLHPIAQQGAGMVNASRALASLLKVEPAKISLGDLNGAAKTQRLTVENKSSTDMAYNISYEPALSVAPPMNAFWVPRTASISLSLWKKEILVPAEGQSSFEVSFVDSPELPQGSIVSGWIVLTPKEGDEVRIPYLGLSGDYHQLPALNPTFKEFNQSLDNPSLRPETRPFCSGPPPTQAPCCRDPRPGSCGWSIGPSKELTLDFSNDDKYDDTAFVMLSQGFPMLRKYRARIIDSHGKTVAWAKDRFTGLQSLESFEYWVRNSGVATGIDFAQWDGTLESGELAPAGTYYIRLEFDKLGGDGQSYPDFESWTSPTITVIR; this comes from the coding sequence ATGAAAATCTCATTTACAAAAAGTTGGTTGATGGTAGTAATGCTGGCTTTCAGCTTTAGTTCTAATCAGAGTAAGGCCATAAATAGTCAGGGATTTGACATAGAAACATATGGTCAAGAACTGCAACCAGCAATGAGCAATGGCAAACAGGTATTGTTTATTGAGCTGGTTAGCAAACCACTGTCAGAAGTAAAGATAAGTAAGAAAAGACAGAGTGTATACCTGAAAAAGCTGTCAAAGGAGCGTTCAAGTTTTCTATCTGCTGCTAACCATGCAGGTATAAAGCTCCAGGTACGACACACTTATGATGTTCTTTATAATGGTTTATCGATTGAAATATCTAAAAATGATCTAGCTAAGATTAAAACTTTAGATATGGTTCATGCCACATACCCTGTGTATCAGGTTATGAGCGGACACTCTCCAATTCCATCTGAAACGAAACAGGTTAATCGAGAAACAGTAACCGTTACTGAACTGACGGGGGTGGCTGAGGCGCATAAAGCAGGAATAACAGGCGAGGGTGTCGTTATTGCTATTATTGATAGTGGTATCGACTATAACCACAAAGCTTTTGGTGGCTCAGGCTTTCCTAGTGAAAAAATTGTGGCTGGTTATGACTTTGCAGACAATGACGCTGATCCCTATGATGATCGCTACGGTATAGCCGCTATGCATGGTACCCATGTTGCAGGTATTGCTGCGGGTGAAGATGACATCATGGTTGGAGTCGCCCCTGATGCAAAGCTTAGTATTTATAGAATTTTTGGTACTGAGAACCCATATACTACCGAAGATATTCTGATAGCAGCAATGGAGCAAGCTGTTAAAGATGGCGCTAATGTAGTCAATATGAGCTGGGGAAGTAATCGAGCAGAAGTGATAAAGAATGGGCTTATTTCGCGTGCTGCTGATCGGATGATTAAGCAAGGAGTTGTACCAGTTGTTGCAATAGGCAATACATTAGCTGGGCCATTCTTACCCGGCAGTCCTGCCATTGCTCGCGACGCCATTGCCGTTGGTGCTGCTTATAATGATGATGTTACAGAATTGGCATTTAAGAACTCACAAGGTGAGCTTATTCCTTTTCGCTCTATGTATAAAGCTGAGCCAGTTCCTGGTGACGGTACCTATGAGTTAGTGAACGTCGGAGAAGCAAGCTGTAACCCAGCTCCAGAAGGTGTTTCTTACGAGGGAAAAATTGTTCTTGTTGAGAGAGGGCACTTTAGATGTCGGCCTTACACTGCAATAAACTACCTTGCCGATGCGGGGGCGGAAGCAGCTATTTGGTGGCAAGACTCTTGGAATCCAGAGCGTTGGGCCTCGCCTTTCAGCAGCTATAATGAGGCTATAAAAATCCCAGCTACCGTTATCCGTGCTAAAGATGGGAAAACACTTTCCACTTTACAAGATGGTATTTCTTTGTCTTGGGGACATTATTACTCACAAGAATTTATTTTTGGAGGTTTACCTGCATACTTTAGCTCCTGGGGGCCTAGTCATGAACTTGATCTTAAGCCAGATGTTATGGCGCCGGGTGGTTTCATATTTTCAACACTTCCAAGTTATGCTGGTGGTTATGGTCTAAACAACGGTACTTCGATGGCTGCTCCCCATGTCGCTGGCATCGCTGCTCTCATGCTATCTGCAGATCCAAGTCTAAAAGCACATGATGTCCGTCGAGTTTTAATGAGTTCAGCTTTGCCAGCTCAGTACAATTCTGACATTAACCTTGGGCTTCATCCAATTGCACAGCAAGGTGCAGGCATGGTCAATGCTTCAAGAGCTCTTGCGAGCCTTCTAAAAGTTGAGCCTGCTAAGATTTCACTAGGGGATCTAAATGGTGCTGCAAAAACGCAACGTTTAACTGTTGAAAATAAAAGTTCGACTGATATGGCTTATAACATCTCATACGAGCCAGCTTTAAGTGTTGCACCTCCAATGAATGCTTTTTGGGTTCCTCGCACAGCATCCATTTCTTTAAGCTTGTGGAAAAAAGAAATTTTAGTTCCAGCAGAGGGGCAGTCTTCTTTTGAAGTCTCTTTTGTTGATTCTCCAGAATTGCCGCAAGGGTCAATTGTATCTGGATGGATTGTTTTAACGCCAAAGGAAGGAGATGAAGTTAGAATTCCTTATTTGGGGTTATCGGGTGACTACCATCAACTACCAGCACTCAATCCGACTTTTAAAGAGTTTAATCAGAGTCTAGATAACCCATCATTACGTCCAGAAACACGCCCGTTTTGTAGCGGTCCTCCACCAACTCAAGCTCCTTGCTGTCGTGATCCACGTCCTGGTTCTTGTGGCTGGTCAATTGGCCCAAGTAAAGAGTTAACGCTCGACTTTTCTAACGATGACAAATATGACGACACTGCTTTTGTGATGCTGTCACAAGGTTTCCCAATGTTAAGGAAATACCGTGCGCGAATTATTGATTCCCATGGCAAAACTGTTGCTTGGGCTAAAGATCGCTTTACTGGCTTACAGTCTCTTGAGTCATTTGAATACTGGGTGCGTAACAGCGGCGTTGCTACCGGTATTGATTTTGCGCAATGGGATGGAACTTTAGAAAGCGGCGAGCTTGCTCCAGCAGGTACTTATTATATTCGTTTAGAGTTTGATAAGTTAGGAGGTGATGGTCAGTCTTATCCAGACTTTGAGTCTTGGACATCACCAACTATAACCGTTATTCGCTAG
- a CDS encoding pseudouridine synthase, with the protein MSQLVLLNKPYNTLCQFTGEDGDSTLADYVDIKKVYPAGRLDKDSEGLLLLTDDGQLQHQIANPKKKMSKTYWVQVEGAPSDEGLEPLRHGVEIQKYTTKPAKVRIIDEPSVWHREPPIRERKNVPDTWLELTLKEGKNRQVRRMTAAIGFPTLRLIRASIGPWTIGDLQPGEYKVIEVEPPRGAKTSSHNPTHNQRKRFSKPRK; encoded by the coding sequence ATGAGTCAATTGGTTCTCCTCAACAAGCCTTACAACACACTGTGTCAGTTCACTGGCGAAGATGGTGACTCGACCCTTGCCGATTATGTTGACATTAAAAAGGTTTACCCCGCTGGACGACTCGACAAAGATTCAGAGGGACTATTGCTTTTGACGGATGATGGCCAGCTTCAGCATCAAATCGCCAACCCAAAGAAGAAAATGAGCAAAACCTACTGGGTTCAGGTTGAAGGCGCCCCCAGCGACGAGGGTTTGGAACCCTTACGCCATGGCGTCGAGATCCAAAAGTACACCACAAAGCCTGCGAAAGTGAGAATAATTGATGAGCCCAGCGTTTGGCACAGAGAGCCTCCGATACGTGAACGTAAAAATGTGCCTGACACCTGGCTAGAGTTAACCCTTAAAGAAGGGAAAAATAGACAAGTAAGACGTATGACAGCGGCTATTGGTTTCCCTACTCTACGTTTAATACGCGCGAGTATTGGCCCCTGGACTATCGGGGATTTACAACCCGGCGAGTACAAAGTTATAGAGGTAGAGCCTCCCCGAGGCGCAAAAACCTCATCACATAACCCTACACATAATCAACGCAAAAGGTTCAGTAAACCCCGTAAATAA
- a CDS encoding NUDIX hydrolase → MLPIHVTVAAVIESHGKFLMVEEHTSNGGIAFNQPAGHLDPDESIEQAVIREVREETGLDFEPEGLVGIYTLNPAGNGHYYQRFCFTGSVNGNLETSPQDPDIIAAHWMSLEEIINCMNAHRSGLIVKCLQDYLNGYRYPLDVLHYSGDEDLLQQQSLNFLHGQL, encoded by the coding sequence ATGTTACCGATCCACGTCACGGTTGCCGCAGTTATTGAATCTCACGGCAAATTTTTAATGGTTGAAGAGCACACCTCAAATGGTGGCATTGCCTTCAATCAACCCGCTGGGCATTTAGATCCTGATGAAAGTATTGAGCAGGCTGTTATCCGAGAAGTTCGAGAAGAAACTGGGCTCGACTTTGAACCGGAAGGCTTGGTTGGCATTTATACTCTAAACCCTGCGGGGAATGGCCATTACTACCAGCGCTTTTGTTTTACAGGCTCAGTCAACGGTAACCTTGAAACATCGCCCCAAGATCCCGATATTATTGCTGCGCACTGGATGAGCTTAGAAGAAATCATCAATTGCATGAATGCGCACCGGAGCGGTTTAATCGTGAAATGCTTGCAGGATTACTTAAACGGTTACCGATATCCTCTAGACGTCCTTCATTACAGTGGAGACGAAGATTTATTGCAGCAGCAGAGTTTAAATTTTTTGCATGGCCAGTTATAA